A DNA window from Coffea arabica cultivar ET-39 chromosome 6c, Coffea Arabica ET-39 HiFi, whole genome shotgun sequence contains the following coding sequences:
- the LOC113691652 gene encoding putative pentatricopeptide repeat-containing protein At3g23330 isoform X1, with translation MVARFKQLQSKTLFLPPPLLSVRSLSSSCAAPRIIDYNNIATDSQFRNAKIPRFVSPDAPAKGSRNGGRNKEVPRFRLSNGSKRGPRNLDSPDLELLPMQRGIKRRIREDYLGGVDDDGGVVNLDRGKVLRWYSETFRYCAVNLCLNEGKVFHANLIKIGIDPDSHLFVSLINFYAKCGALSFARRVLDEMPEKDVVSWTALISGFVAEGLGQEGVELFCEMRREGIRPNEFTLATVLRACSMVSGLEFGKQLHAEVVKGEAFTDVYVGSALVDLYAKCGEMEYADKVFFIMPEQNAVSWNVLLNGYAQLGDGHKLLILFCKMTESDMRFSNYTLSTVLKGCASSRSLRAGQVVHSMAIKIGSAFDDFISCGLVDMYSKCELANDALQVFKMIRDPDIVTWSTMISGLDQQGQKLQAVELFRLMMQSGLRPNQFSLSTVVSTATDLGDPHFCKSIHACIWKFHFESDLSVSNALITMYMKLGLVYDGLKVFSAMSQKDVVSWNALLSGYHDGESSDQGPMIFKKMLTEGLMPNQYTFISTLRSCTSQLNASFGKQVHAYLLKSNLCTDGHVGIALIDMYSKCRCLDDVELIFNRLSERDIFTWTVLIAGYAQTDNQGEKALGFFNRMHREGVKANEFTLASCLSACAGIASLINGQQLHSWAIKSGHFCDVYVASALVDMYGKCGCIDDAEMIFKSIETVDTVLWNTMICGHSKHGQNEKALQSFGAMLNKDVQPNGVSFIGVLSACSHMGLVEEGKKHFHLMSELYGIAPSVDHYACMVDILGRAGRFSELESFIQHMKIAPNTLIWETVLGACKIHGNVEMGEKAAQKLFEIDPDEDSSYIWLSNIYAAKGRWNDVSRIRALMSSRGVKKEPGCSWVEVDAKTHVFLSQDASHPRLTDIYQKLEDLHQRLQSIGYTPNTHYVLHNVPDAVKKENLFHHSERLALAFALVSNANGGRIRIFKNLRICGDCHEFMKGVSDITNKEIVIRDSNRFHHFHNGICSCKDYW, from the coding sequence ATGGTAGCAAGATTCAAGCAATTGCAGTCTAAGACACTTTTTCTTCCACCTCCTTTACTATCAGTGCGGTCTCTTTCTTCCTCTTGTGCTGCTCCCAGAATCATCGACTACAACAATATAGCTACCGATTCTCAATTCAGAAATGCCAAGATCCCAAGATTTGTGTCGCCTGATGCACCCGCAAAGGGGTCCAGAAATGGAGGGAGGAACAAAGAAGTCCCAAGATTCCGACTCTCAAATGGGTCCAAAAGGGGGCCGAGAAATCTCGATTCTCCTGATTTGGAGCTGCTTCCCATGCAAAGAGGGATTAAACGGAGAATTAGAGAGGATTATTTAGGTGGGGTGGATGACGACGGCGGTGTTGTAAATTTGGACAGAGGAAAGGTGTTGAGATGGTACTCGGAAACCTTTCGGTATTGTGCTGTAAATTTATGCTTGAATGAGGGTAAAGTTTTTCATGCAAATTTGATCAAGATTGGGATTGACCCTGACAGTCATTTATTTGTTTCGTTAATTAACTTTTATGCTAAGTGTGGAGCTTTGAGCTTTGCGCGTAGGGTGTTAGATGAGATGCCTGAGAAAGATGTAGTGTCGTGgactgctttgatttcggggttTGTAGCTGAAGGGCTTGGCCAAGAAGGTGTTGAGTTATTTTGTGAGATGAGGAGGGAAGGCATAAGACCTAATGAGTTCACGTTGGCAACAGTGTTAAGAGCTTGTTCCATGGTCTCTGGTTTAGAATTCGGGAAACAGTTGCATGCTGAGGTTGTTAAAGGGGAGGCATTTACAGATGTTTATGTTGGTTCTGCTTTAGTTGATCTTTATGCTAAATGTGGTGAAATGGAATATGCAGATAAAGTATTTTTCATCATGCCGGAGCAAAATGCTGTATCATGGAATGTTTTGCTTAATGGGTATGCCCAACTGGGTGATGGACAtaaacttttgattttgttctGTAAAATGACAGAGTCTGATATGAGGTTCAGTAACTATACCTTGTCAACTGTTCTGAAGGGATGCGCAAGTTCGCGGAGTTTGCGGGCAGGCCAGGTTGTTCATTCAATGGCAATCAAGATCGGGAGTGCCTTTGATGATTTTATTAGTTGTGGTCTAGTTGATATGTATTCCAAATGTGAGTTGGCAAATGATGCACTGCAAGTATTTAAGATGATCAGGGACCCTGATATTGTGACTTGGAGTACGATGATAAGTGGCCTTGATCAACAAGGACAGAAACTACAGGCGGTGGAGTTGTTTCGTTTGATGATGCAATCGGGATTGAGGCCTAACCAATTTTCACTCTCAACTGTTGTTAGCACTGCCACGGATTTGGGTGATCCACACTTTTGCAAAAGCATTCATGCTTGCATTTGGAAATTTCATTTTGAGTCCGATTTGTCAGTTAGCAATGCTCTGATCACCATGTACATGAAACTTGGTTTAGTTTATGATGGTCTAAAGGTTTTTTCTGCGATGAGTCAAAAGGATGTGGTTTCATGGAATGCACTTTTATCTGGATATCATGATGGTGAAAGTTCTGATCAAGGACCAATGATTTTTAAGAAGATGCTTACAGAGGGCCTAATGCCAAACCAGTACACTTTCATAAGCACTTTGAGGTCTTGCACTAGCCAGCTAAATGCTAGTTTTGGGAAGCAAGTGCATGCCTATTTACTTAAGAGTAACCTTTGTACTGATGGTCATGTAGGAATTGCTCTGATTGACATGTACTCTAAGTGCAGATGCCTGGATGATGTGGAGTTGATTTTTAACAGATTGAGTGAAAGGGACATCTTTACTTGGACAGTTCTCATTGCTGGTTATGCTCAAACTGATAATCAAGGAGAGAAGGCCCTTGGCTTCTTCAATCGGATGCATAGGGAAGGAGTCAAAGCTAACGAATTTACTCTGGCCAGCTGCCTGAGCGCTTGCGCTGGGATAGCAAGCCTTATAAATGGACAGCAGCTGCACTCCTGGGCAATTAAGTCTGGACATTTTTGTGATGTATATGTGGCCAGTGCACTGGTTGATATGTATGGAAAATGTGGTTGCATAGATGATGCTGAAATGATATTTAAGAGCATAGAAACAGTTGATACAGTGCTGTGGAACACAATGATATGTGGACACTCCAAACACGGGCAGAATGAAAAGGCTCTTCAGTCTTTTGGAGCCATGTTGAATAAAGATGTGCAGCCTAATGGGGTTAGTTTTATTGGTGTCCTTTCTGCATGCAGCCACATGGGTTTGGTTGAAGAAGGAAAGAAGCATTTCCACTTGATGAGCGAATTATATGGAATTGCTCCTTCAGTTGATCACTATGCTTGTATGGTTGATATCCTTGGCAGGGCAGGCAGGTTTAGCGAGCTGGAAAGCTTCATTCAACATATGAAAATAGCTCCAAATACGTTAATCTGGGAGACTGTTCTTGGGGCTTGTAAAATTCATGGAAATGTAGAAATGGGTGAAAAAGCTGCTCAAAAACTTTTCGAAATCGATCCTGATGAGGATTCAAGTTATATATGGTTGTCTAACATATATGCAGCCAAAGGTAGGTGGAATGATGTCTCAAGAATTAGAGCATTAATGTCGAGTAGAGGTGTTAAGAAGGAACCTGGTTGTAGCTGGGTTGAGGTCGATGCCAAAACGCATGTCTTTTTGTCCCAGGATGCTTCACATCCACGATTAACTGATATTTATCAAAAGTTGGAGGACCTGCATCAAAGACTTCAGTCAATTGGTTATACTCCAAACACACATTATGTGCTTCATAATGTACCAGATGCTgttaagaaagaaaacctctttcATCATAGCGAGAGGCTAGCTTTGGCTTTTGCACTTGTGAGCAATGCCAATGGTGGAAGAATTAGAATCTTTAAAAATCTTCGCATATGTGGAGACTGCCATGAGTTCATGAAGGGTGTGTCTGACATTACAAACAAGGAAATTGTCATTCGTGATTCCAATCGCTTCCACCATTTTCACAATGGAATTTGCTCTTGTAAGGATTATTGGTGA
- the LOC113691652 gene encoding putative pentatricopeptide repeat-containing protein At3g23330 isoform X2 — protein MQRGIKRRIREDYLGGVDDDGGVVNLDRGKVLRWYSETFRYCAVNLCLNEGKVFHANLIKIGIDPDSHLFVSLINFYAKCGALSFARRVLDEMPEKDVVSWTALISGFVAEGLGQEGVELFCEMRREGIRPNEFTLATVLRACSMVSGLEFGKQLHAEVVKGEAFTDVYVGSALVDLYAKCGEMEYADKVFFIMPEQNAVSWNVLLNGYAQLGDGHKLLILFCKMTESDMRFSNYTLSTVLKGCASSRSLRAGQVVHSMAIKIGSAFDDFISCGLVDMYSKCELANDALQVFKMIRDPDIVTWSTMISGLDQQGQKLQAVELFRLMMQSGLRPNQFSLSTVVSTATDLGDPHFCKSIHACIWKFHFESDLSVSNALITMYMKLGLVYDGLKVFSAMSQKDVVSWNALLSGYHDGESSDQGPMIFKKMLTEGLMPNQYTFISTLRSCTSQLNASFGKQVHAYLLKSNLCTDGHVGIALIDMYSKCRCLDDVELIFNRLSERDIFTWTVLIAGYAQTDNQGEKALGFFNRMHREGVKANEFTLASCLSACAGIASLINGQQLHSWAIKSGHFCDVYVASALVDMYGKCGCIDDAEMIFKSIETVDTVLWNTMICGHSKHGQNEKALQSFGAMLNKDVQPNGVSFIGVLSACSHMGLVEEGKKHFHLMSELYGIAPSVDHYACMVDILGRAGRFSELESFIQHMKIAPNTLIWETVLGACKIHGNVEMGEKAAQKLFEIDPDEDSSYIWLSNIYAAKGRWNDVSRIRALMSSRGVKKEPGCSWVEVDAKTHVFLSQDASHPRLTDIYQKLEDLHQRLQSIGYTPNTHYVLHNVPDAVKKENLFHHSERLALAFALVSNANGGRIRIFKNLRICGDCHEFMKGVSDITNKEIVIRDSNRFHHFHNGICSCKDYW, from the coding sequence ATGCAAAGAGGGATTAAACGGAGAATTAGAGAGGATTATTTAGGTGGGGTGGATGACGACGGCGGTGTTGTAAATTTGGACAGAGGAAAGGTGTTGAGATGGTACTCGGAAACCTTTCGGTATTGTGCTGTAAATTTATGCTTGAATGAGGGTAAAGTTTTTCATGCAAATTTGATCAAGATTGGGATTGACCCTGACAGTCATTTATTTGTTTCGTTAATTAACTTTTATGCTAAGTGTGGAGCTTTGAGCTTTGCGCGTAGGGTGTTAGATGAGATGCCTGAGAAAGATGTAGTGTCGTGgactgctttgatttcggggttTGTAGCTGAAGGGCTTGGCCAAGAAGGTGTTGAGTTATTTTGTGAGATGAGGAGGGAAGGCATAAGACCTAATGAGTTCACGTTGGCAACAGTGTTAAGAGCTTGTTCCATGGTCTCTGGTTTAGAATTCGGGAAACAGTTGCATGCTGAGGTTGTTAAAGGGGAGGCATTTACAGATGTTTATGTTGGTTCTGCTTTAGTTGATCTTTATGCTAAATGTGGTGAAATGGAATATGCAGATAAAGTATTTTTCATCATGCCGGAGCAAAATGCTGTATCATGGAATGTTTTGCTTAATGGGTATGCCCAACTGGGTGATGGACAtaaacttttgattttgttctGTAAAATGACAGAGTCTGATATGAGGTTCAGTAACTATACCTTGTCAACTGTTCTGAAGGGATGCGCAAGTTCGCGGAGTTTGCGGGCAGGCCAGGTTGTTCATTCAATGGCAATCAAGATCGGGAGTGCCTTTGATGATTTTATTAGTTGTGGTCTAGTTGATATGTATTCCAAATGTGAGTTGGCAAATGATGCACTGCAAGTATTTAAGATGATCAGGGACCCTGATATTGTGACTTGGAGTACGATGATAAGTGGCCTTGATCAACAAGGACAGAAACTACAGGCGGTGGAGTTGTTTCGTTTGATGATGCAATCGGGATTGAGGCCTAACCAATTTTCACTCTCAACTGTTGTTAGCACTGCCACGGATTTGGGTGATCCACACTTTTGCAAAAGCATTCATGCTTGCATTTGGAAATTTCATTTTGAGTCCGATTTGTCAGTTAGCAATGCTCTGATCACCATGTACATGAAACTTGGTTTAGTTTATGATGGTCTAAAGGTTTTTTCTGCGATGAGTCAAAAGGATGTGGTTTCATGGAATGCACTTTTATCTGGATATCATGATGGTGAAAGTTCTGATCAAGGACCAATGATTTTTAAGAAGATGCTTACAGAGGGCCTAATGCCAAACCAGTACACTTTCATAAGCACTTTGAGGTCTTGCACTAGCCAGCTAAATGCTAGTTTTGGGAAGCAAGTGCATGCCTATTTACTTAAGAGTAACCTTTGTACTGATGGTCATGTAGGAATTGCTCTGATTGACATGTACTCTAAGTGCAGATGCCTGGATGATGTGGAGTTGATTTTTAACAGATTGAGTGAAAGGGACATCTTTACTTGGACAGTTCTCATTGCTGGTTATGCTCAAACTGATAATCAAGGAGAGAAGGCCCTTGGCTTCTTCAATCGGATGCATAGGGAAGGAGTCAAAGCTAACGAATTTACTCTGGCCAGCTGCCTGAGCGCTTGCGCTGGGATAGCAAGCCTTATAAATGGACAGCAGCTGCACTCCTGGGCAATTAAGTCTGGACATTTTTGTGATGTATATGTGGCCAGTGCACTGGTTGATATGTATGGAAAATGTGGTTGCATAGATGATGCTGAAATGATATTTAAGAGCATAGAAACAGTTGATACAGTGCTGTGGAACACAATGATATGTGGACACTCCAAACACGGGCAGAATGAAAAGGCTCTTCAGTCTTTTGGAGCCATGTTGAATAAAGATGTGCAGCCTAATGGGGTTAGTTTTATTGGTGTCCTTTCTGCATGCAGCCACATGGGTTTGGTTGAAGAAGGAAAGAAGCATTTCCACTTGATGAGCGAATTATATGGAATTGCTCCTTCAGTTGATCACTATGCTTGTATGGTTGATATCCTTGGCAGGGCAGGCAGGTTTAGCGAGCTGGAAAGCTTCATTCAACATATGAAAATAGCTCCAAATACGTTAATCTGGGAGACTGTTCTTGGGGCTTGTAAAATTCATGGAAATGTAGAAATGGGTGAAAAAGCTGCTCAAAAACTTTTCGAAATCGATCCTGATGAGGATTCAAGTTATATATGGTTGTCTAACATATATGCAGCCAAAGGTAGGTGGAATGATGTCTCAAGAATTAGAGCATTAATGTCGAGTAGAGGTGTTAAGAAGGAACCTGGTTGTAGCTGGGTTGAGGTCGATGCCAAAACGCATGTCTTTTTGTCCCAGGATGCTTCACATCCACGATTAACTGATATTTATCAAAAGTTGGAGGACCTGCATCAAAGACTTCAGTCAATTGGTTATACTCCAAACACACATTATGTGCTTCATAATGTACCAGATGCTgttaagaaagaaaacctctttcATCATAGCGAGAGGCTAGCTTTGGCTTTTGCACTTGTGAGCAATGCCAATGGTGGAAGAATTAGAATCTTTAAAAATCTTCGCATATGTGGAGACTGCCATGAGTTCATGAAGGGTGTGTCTGACATTACAAACAAGGAAATTGTCATTCGTGATTCCAATCGCTTCCACCATTTTCACAATGGAATTTGCTCTTGTAAGGATTATTGGTGA